A genomic stretch from uncultured Cohaesibacter sp. includes:
- the ftrA gene encoding transcriptional regulator FtrA — protein sequence MVCTIAYDGLCTFEFGIAVELFALPRPEFKHWYRYATVKAEPGPIRGAGGITIEAEDNLDLLQDASLIVVPGWRGTDMPVPSALCTALQSAHARGTRIASICSGVFVLAAAGVLDGKTATTHWRYSNQLENRFPNIKVDPDVLFIEEDGIYTSAGSAAGLDLGLHIIRQDFGAQAAASVARRLVLPAQRDGGQRQFVPRPEPRIRLGSSLAALQDRIRLSLNEDWSIDRMAKSAGTSNRTLARRFHQETGVTPIHWLKTERLSRAAELLESSRMPLCDVWEACGFGSAETFRREFRKMMGIPPARYRERLGGE from the coding sequence TTGGTCTGCACTATCGCCTACGATGGATTATGCACCTTTGAATTCGGCATCGCCGTCGAACTCTTTGCCTTACCTCGCCCCGAATTCAAACATTGGTATCGCTATGCAACAGTGAAGGCTGAACCGGGGCCAATTCGCGGTGCAGGTGGCATTACGATAGAAGCTGAGGACAATTTGGACCTGCTGCAAGATGCCAGCCTGATTGTCGTTCCTGGGTGGCGGGGTACCGACATGCCTGTGCCTTCGGCGCTATGCACAGCCCTGCAATCAGCCCATGCGCGAGGCACACGGATTGCTTCCATCTGTTCAGGGGTATTTGTGTTAGCCGCAGCGGGAGTGCTCGACGGGAAAACCGCAACAACGCACTGGCGCTACTCAAACCAGCTTGAGAACCGCTTTCCGAATATCAAGGTTGACCCAGACGTTTTGTTCATCGAAGAGGACGGCATCTACACCTCAGCCGGATCCGCTGCCGGACTTGACCTTGGGTTGCATATCATCCGGCAGGATTTTGGTGCACAAGCTGCTGCGAGTGTTGCTCGCAGGTTGGTTTTGCCAGCCCAACGGGATGGCGGGCAACGCCAGTTTGTGCCAAGACCTGAACCGAGAATCCGCCTTGGCTCGAGCCTTGCTGCACTTCAGGATCGCATTCGGTTATCACTAAACGAGGATTGGTCTATTGACCGCATGGCCAAAAGTGCTGGAACAAGTAACCGCACATTGGCGCGCCGCTTCCACCAGGAAACAGGCGTGACCCCCATTCATTGGCTAAAAACAGAGCGATTGTCCCGTGCTGCGGAGCTTCTGGAAAGCAGCAGAATGCCTCTCTGTGATGTTTGGGAAGCCTGCGGCTTCGGATCAGCCGAAACTTTTCGCAGAGAGTTTCGAAAAATGATGGGCATCCCCCCTGCTAGATACCGAGAGCGGCTGGGCGGGGAATAG
- a CDS encoding nuclear transport factor 2 family protein: MAALDELAENDRKLSILPVSRFSRKWQALGIHKKGDPTVKSHSDLINAVETYLDGIHQCSTEKLNAVFHPTSSLFDADKGVIFAEPVDSFIKDVGTRISPKSVGQAREAEILMIDYLSPINAMVKIRIQAHQKVFVDHLGFIKGEAGWQIVSKIWHLERVIDGVANPNAA, from the coding sequence TTGGCCGCATTAGATGAGTTGGCAGAAAATGACCGCAAGTTGTCCATCCTGCCAGTATCAAGATTCTCTCGAAAATGGCAAGCCTTGGGCATCCACAAAAAAGGAGACCCTACTGTGAAATCACACTCCGATCTTATCAATGCCGTTGAGACCTATCTGGACGGGATTCATCAATGCAGCACTGAGAAACTGAATGCGGTGTTCCACCCGACATCTAGCCTGTTTGATGCTGACAAAGGCGTCATATTTGCTGAACCCGTCGACAGTTTTATTAAGGATGTTGGTACACGCATTTCTCCAAAGAGCGTTGGTCAGGCGCGAGAAGCTGAAATCTTGATGATCGACTATCTGTCCCCAATAAATGCCATGGTCAAAATCCGCATCCAAGCTCATCAGAAAGTGTTTGTTGACCATCTCGGTTTTATCAAAGGGGAAGCAGGTTGGCAGATCGTTTCCAAAATCTGGCACCTCGAACGTGTTATCGATGGCGTCGCTAACCCGAACGCGGCCTAA
- a CDS encoding IS110 family transposase, whose amino-acid sequence MTTYVGLDVSLKETSICIVDENGMRIKEGIVPSDPDEITGYLDKHAPSVHRVGLESGPTSSWLWRELKARHLPVICIDARHASAALSMQINKSDRNDALGLARIMQTGWFRQVQIKSEESHRIRSLLNARSLLVQMRRDIENQIRGLFKSFGLVIGRANGGVFLKRAQDVVRQAPELADIVSPLLTAREAIDQQRLCLENKIKRLARSNEQSRAFMTVPGVGPMTALAYLSCIDDPTRFTRSRTVGAYIGLTPRRYASGEMDWSGRISKCGDAMLRSYLFEAANVVLTRTKHTCSLKEWGMEIAGRSGGKKARVAIARKLATILHRMWRDGTSFKWETA is encoded by the coding sequence ATGACGACCTATGTTGGACTGGATGTATCCTTGAAAGAAACATCTATCTGTATCGTTGACGAGAATGGCATGCGGATCAAGGAAGGCATTGTCCCCTCTGATCCTGACGAGATCACCGGATATCTGGACAAGCATGCACCATCGGTTCACCGCGTCGGTTTGGAATCTGGCCCAACGTCCAGTTGGCTTTGGCGTGAACTGAAGGCAAGGCATCTGCCGGTGATCTGCATCGATGCTCGCCATGCCAGTGCTGCTCTGTCGATGCAGATCAACAAATCGGACCGCAATGACGCCTTGGGCCTCGCCCGTATCATGCAGACTGGCTGGTTTCGCCAGGTTCAGATCAAAAGCGAAGAAAGCCACCGCATTCGTTCCCTCTTGAATGCACGCAGTCTTCTGGTTCAGATGCGCCGAGATATCGAGAACCAGATACGCGGTCTGTTCAAGTCCTTTGGCCTCGTGATTGGGCGAGCCAATGGTGGTGTCTTTTTGAAACGGGCACAAGATGTCGTCCGACAGGCTCCGGAACTTGCCGATATTGTATCACCGTTGCTAACCGCTCGCGAAGCCATTGATCAGCAGCGCCTGTGCCTGGAAAACAAGATCAAACGCCTTGCTCGCTCCAATGAGCAATCCCGGGCTTTCATGACTGTACCCGGCGTTGGCCCCATGACCGCGCTTGCCTATCTGTCATGCATTGATGATCCAACCCGCTTTACACGATCCCGGACGGTTGGTGCCTATATCGGCCTGACACCAAGGCGGTATGCATCCGGAGAAATGGATTGGTCCGGTCGCATATCCAAATGTGGGGATGCAATGCTGCGCAGCTATTTGTTCGAGGCGGCCAATGTTGTGCTGACCCGCACTAAACACACCTGTTCGCTAAAGGAATGGGGCATGGAAATTGCTGGCCGATCTGGTGGAAAAAAGGCCAGGGTCGCAATAGCTAGAAAATTGGCCACCATTCTTCATCGAATGTGGCGTGATGGAACATCTTTTAAATGGGAAACCGCTTGA